The Bacteroidetes bacterium SB0662_bin_6 sequence GATACCCGATCAATATTTGGCCGCACCATATTAGGAAACATGCTGCCAATATCCGGTACTTCTTCTATCGCCCGCTCAATGCCCTCCCAAATTATTGGAAATTTCTCCGCCTCTGCCATCAGCTTAACCGACATCTCGGCCAATTCGGCTTCACTGTAAAACACGGACATAAAATGAATCAAATGTCTCACAACAGCCGCCTCATCGCGTTCGCGACGCAGCTTGTAATAGAGACTATAAAGACGCGCCGTGGCGGTGTAGAACCGCTTCTTGCCAATTTTTTTCCCAGTGACCGCACCCCTTTTGACGAGTCGGCCGAGCAGAGTTGATACAGTTCGAACATCCATGCGAGCTCGCATCGCAATCTCGCCCGTGCTCGACGGCTGCCAAAGATCAATCACCCCGAGATATACACGGCGTTCACTCTTGGCAAACACCTCCAGATGATTGCGAAAATACTCGGTATGGTCGTCGATCAATTGCACCAGATCTTCCATCAACTGATGCAGAGATCGGTGCTGTGCAAAACCGGCGATGATAACAAGGAGGCGTGGGCTACCGCCGGTCAGAATCTCAAGTGGCCTAATCTCCCGTCCGCTCACGTGATCGCCACTAACCACTTTCCACAAGTGTCGACATTCTTCCGTATCCAGCGGTGCGAGGCTAATGATTCGGAACAACTCGAAAAACGGTTGCTCCACATTGTCGAGCCCCCTGAACCGGCTGGTGGCTGTAGCGAGCAGCATGACCTGCGGTTCCGATTGCAGCGTCTCGCGAAGTTGCCAGCCGAAATCCTCTTCCACGTTTGCGCAAAGATCCTGCATGTTTTCGATCATGAGCACAAGTCTTTTGCCCAGCCGATCCGCAGCGTCCAGAACAGTGGCGCGGACGCGATCCGCGAGCGTCTCTTCGCCCCATCGCTTAACCAGCTCGGCATGTACCTCGCGCAATTCTCGCGCGAGTTCGGGATCTCGGCTGGCGCTCTCCCGCACGAGGTAAAACAGCGTCTCAAGCCAGAAATCCGTGAGATTGAATATCTCGTGACTTTCTTCCATGAACCGAACCGGTAGAAGACACTCCGAGAGTTTATCGTCAGCGTTCAACTCCGCTGCAACCCGAGCCAGCAGCATAGTCTTGCCCCAGCCTCGGGGCCCAACGACCAAAACATGCTGGCACGATGCCGAATCAATATTCCCCCGGAGGACATCAAGCACAATACCGAGCTCGCGTTGCCTGACCACGAACTGTGCAATCACCTCCTCGTCAGACTGGAACGTTCCCGGATTAAACTTGCGGACTAAGCGATTAGAAGATTCGTTCATCGGAATCCCATGGGCTGTGCGAAGGGACGATTTTCAAGGGCTTTGTGGTGACCTCGGAAGCGCGACGCCCACCAGTCTTTCAGCAAATGCGATGGGAAACAATAGCCATCTTTACCGGCTGTCAGGTACCCGTCATGCATCAGAATATCAAGTATATCCACGATGAGCCCCGGGGCATCATCAACCATCTGGGAATAAAGCTGCTCAAGACAATGCTGTGCATCCGACGTGAATACATTTTGAGTGGCTGCTTCGGCAAGAATTACCATGGCAAGTGAGTAACTTCTCTCATCGCCCAGCGCCTCTTTAAGGCGCGTCTCGTAGTGTACGAGATCATTCTGTCCCGACGGCCCGAGAAGTTCTGTGCGATAGACCTCGTCGACATCTTCCACCGTCACCCGATTCCGCCCTTGCATGATGGCGTGATCTTGCAAACGTGCGAAAAAAGATTGTACATGATGGGGGATACCCATGCCGAGCGCATCGTATACGGCAGTACCCACGCCTTCTTCGACCTGTAATCCGCAACTTGCCGCGAGCTGGTCAAAACACAGGACGCTCGTATCGCGGCCCCACGGCCCTAGCCGAAAAGGATAAAGATGGTTGATCCGGTCAGGTATCTTCAGCTGCTTTACGAGAGGCGCGAGTCCAATGCTGCCGGATACGATGAGGACCGGAGAATCGTCTCCGAGATCCTGAAGCACGCTGCGTAGCCAACTCAAAAACTCGTCGACTCGCTTAAAGCCATCCTCATCGTGCAACATACGCTTGAGAAAGATCGGTAACTCATCGATGACGAGAAGAACCGGCTTACCCTGCACGGCACACGCACGGAGTAACTCTTCACCGTGCCGCTGCCAGTTTCCTGCATTCAGGCCTGCCCGAATCCCAACGCGAAACTGGTATGCACCGACCTCCTGAATGTTGTTCTTGAACCAGCGCCCCATTCCGGCGGTAAGGCGTCCCATTCTGGCGATAAAGCGCGACATGATCGGGCGAATCGGATACACAGCCTCGGCAATACATGCGATGGCGTCCTCCGCGCAGGTCGCTCCCTCGACATCAGTGAAGAGAAAAACCCAACCCTCGATCTCAAGTCGGCGTCCAAGTTCCCGGGCAACGCTGGTCTTTCCCATGCGCCGCTGTCCGGTCAGCAATATGTGGTTGCGAGCGCGAATCCGTTCCTCAAGTATCCGCAACTCCCGGTCACGGTTGAAAAAATTTTCGCCGCTTACCCAGCGGCCGGTTGATGATTGCATGGCATTACGTTTTTTGTTCAACAAAATCGTTGAAGACAATATAATGGTCAACAATCTTGTTGTCAACAAATTCGTTGAATAAATTTTCGGCTGGCTTGCTACGCTACTCCAGAGACCTACCCCACACCGTCAACCGGTACTTCTGATTCTTCGCGGTAGGCGATTCGGGGTGCGTCATTTCCACTAAGCCCGCAGCCATGGCCGGGTGCAGGTAATTTTTATGAAATGTAGGGCGATGTGACAGTCCTATTATTCCGAAACCCTTCTTCAACAGCTTGTAAGTCGGGGCGGGCGGCTCCAGCGCAACCCCTTGAAACGGGCGAAGTCCCGGTCCAGCGTGATCCATTCGCAGCCGGATTCGATCGCCAGAGCGGCGAACCAGGCATCCGGAATCAGATTGCCCCGCGTTTCCGCATCCCGACAGAGCCGTGTGAAAATATCCCAGTGTCGGAGACCCGGGCTGACCGGAACGCAGTGCGGCTGATTTCTGAGCACTTTCGTGAAGCCCAATGCTTCGTCCGACGAAGCTGGAAGTGTGAAAATGCGTGGATGGGTAACAATGCGAAGAAAGCCGCTCAGCGCCAAATCGGACATGCCGAAAGCCTCGTCCCCATTCAGTACCGCCTCAAGCCATGATCGGCAGGAAATATGCTCCGGAGCATCGTCTCGATACGCCGCAACGAGGACGTTCACGTCAGGCAGAATCACGATCGTCCTCCATCAGATCGAGCAGGGAGGCCGAATCGCTCAGGTCCACGCCGGGCATGAGTCCCGTACCGTGAAACAGCGGCAGATCGACGGCGAGACGCTCCGGGGCGCGGCGCCGGGACAGCGACTCCCGGAGTGCCACGTCAATGACCGCGGTCAGGGTGCGCCCGGTGTTTGCAGCAATGCTCTTGAGCTCCGCAAACAGGTGATCGTCGATATGGATTGTTGTACGCATGCATAAAAACATATGTATTAAACATATTTATGTCAACCCTGAATCTGTCGACAGGATCCCCTCTGGCGAAAGAATAAGCCAAGCCAAAAAAACCCACCGCCCGCCGCCCGGCCGATCGCTTCGCCGATGCGTTCAACGAGGGAAAGAATGTCCGCTGTGATTGTGAACGGCGGCTTTTCGATCATAAACGATAAAACACAATCAGGTCCTGGCTCGGGCCCCGGGCGCCGAGTTGGCGCAACATTGTGGTGACCTGTCCGCGGTGATAGGTGGCATGATTCACCACATGCTGCACGGATTGCCAGAAAACGGACTGGTGCGACTGGCCATCGAGCTCGGTATAGCCAAACACATGGTCGAGGCCGGCCGGACCGACTTGATCGACGACTCGCCGCACTTCACGCTCCTCCTCGATCCAGCGCGCGCGAATATCCTGCACGGTCCCGAAATCCTTCGGGTCGAAAAACTCCGGCAGCGGCTCCCCCTCCCAGCGCAAGCGCCATACCCATTCGGAAAACACGATGTGGAGCAACGTGTCCTGAATGGAGGGAAAACTGTTCCCCATATCCTTATGGAAGTGGTCGGGCGCGATCTCCTCGACCGCATCGAGCAGCCGGTCCCGGGCCCAATAGTGATAGTCGAGCAGGGCAAGAAGGGCTTCCAGCGTCATATCTATTACATCCTCCGTATCGTAGCGACCGGTATCCTAAAACATATTCCTGTCAACCCCAAACCTGTTCCTGTGATCCGTTCCGACGGAACGACTATCAAAGCTATCGGGGTGCGGCAGCGTCCCCTCAGAGAACACCTGTTCCGGGGGGCATTCTGCAAGAAAGAACCCCCTGCCATTCACCATCGGATAACATCGATTTCTCCTGATGTGTACAATCGGCGGCATCGGCCATCGGCAGGATTGCGACAGCATACTTTCGGATATGCTCCGTATTTTTCACCTGTCAAAAATGAATGAACCCGAACACCATGATACGCTTCCGCTGCCTGACGCTTGCCGCTACGTTGTTCTTCGCAGGTTCGGCATTTGCTCAAACGAATGTCTCCGGCACAGTTACCGACGCCGATACCGGAGAGCCCCTTCCCGGCGCGAACGTGATCGTCGAAGGAACGGCGATGGGCGCCGCCACAGACGAAAACGGCCGCTACGCGATCGATGATATTCCGTCGGGCACCCATACGCTGACCGTGTCCTTTGTCGGATACGACGACCTCTCCAGCGTCGTCACCATCCGCTCCCAGGATGTGACCGCCGATTTCCGCCTTGCGTTTTCAAGCGAAGCGCTCGAAGCGCTGGAAGTATTCGCCTCACGCGCTGTGGAC is a genomic window containing:
- a CDS encoding AAA family ATPase; translated protein: MNESSNRLVRKFNPGTFQSDEEVIAQFVVRQRELGIVLDVLRGNIDSASCQHVLVVGPRGWGKTMLLARVAAELNADDKLSECLLPVRFMEESHEIFNLTDFWLETLFYLVRESASRDPELARELREVHAELVKRWGEETLADRVRATVLDAADRLGKRLVLMIENMQDLCANVEEDFGWQLRETLQSEPQVMLLATATSRFRGLDNVEQPFFELFRIISLAPLDTEECRHLWKVVSGDHVSGREIRPLEILTGGSPRLLVIIAGFAQHRSLHQLMEDLVQLIDDHTEYFRNHLEVFAKSERRVYLGVIDLWQPSSTGEIAMRARMDVRTVSTLLGRLVKRGAVTGKKIGKKRFYTATARLYSLYYKLRRERDEAAVVRHLIHFMSVFYSEAELAEMSVKLMAEAEKFPIIWEGIERAIEEVPDIGSMFPNMVRPNIDRVSRPAMAIDDENVERLLEEVTTVFDKAAKYEELGEFASAIATYDEAITRIGDSDTPELLDSIAWALVQKGDAQGELGEFASAIATYDEAITRIGD
- a CDS encoding ATP-binding protein; protein product: MQSSTGRWVSGENFFNRDRELRILEERIRARNHILLTGQRRMGKTSVARELGRRLEIEGWVFLFTDVEGATCAEDAIACIAEAVYPIRPIMSRFIARMGRLTAGMGRWFKNNIQEVGAYQFRVGIRAGLNAGNWQRHGEELLRACAVQGKPVLLVIDELPIFLKRMLHDEDGFKRVDEFLSWLRSVLQDLGDDSPVLIVSGSIGLAPLVKQLKIPDRINHLYPFRLGPWGRDTSVLCFDQLAASCGLQVEEGVGTAVYDALGMGIPHHVQSFFARLQDHAIMQGRNRVTVEDVDEVYRTELLGPSGQNDLVHYETRLKEALGDERSYSLAMVILAEAATQNVFTSDAQHCLEQLYSQMVDDAPGLIVDILDILMHDGYLTAGKDGYCFPSHLLKDWWASRFRGHHKALENRPFAQPMGFR
- a CDS encoding type II toxin-antitoxin system VapC family toxin, with the protein product MILPDVNVLVAAYRDDAPEHISCRSWLEAVLNGDEAFGMSDLALSGFLRIVTHPRIFTLPASSDEALGFTKVLRNQPHCVPVSPGLRHWDIFTRLCRDAETRGNLIPDAWFAALAIESGCEWITLDRDFARFKGLRWSRPPRLTSC
- a CDS encoding DUF2191 domain-containing protein is translated as MRTTIHIDDHLFAELKSIAANTGRTLTAVIDVALRESLSRRRAPERLAVDLPLFHGTGLMPGVDLSDSASLLDLMEDDRDSA